One Flagellimonas sp. CMM7 genomic region harbors:
- a CDS encoding LysR substrate-binding domain-containing protein → MTITQLQYVLAVAEYKNFTLAAEKSFVTQPTLSMQVQKLEDELDILIFDRSKKPISITEVGKKIVAQAKNIVAEAERIKDIVDQDKGFIGGDYTIGIIPTVMPTLLPMFLNTFIKKYPKVNLIIKEQPTDALIRNILDGHLDAAIAATPLEIEFIKERPLYYEPFVGYVPKNHRLSSREQLTTEDLDVSDILLLQDGHCFRDGVINLCKSPKNLYDEQFKIESGSFETLVSLADEGMGMTLLPYLNTLDLEQKKTQFLKPFKNPSPAREISLIYHKSELKIQITEALKEVISGIVRGAIAFQDVKIISPLGKN, encoded by the coding sequence ATGACCATTACCCAATTGCAGTATGTTTTGGCTGTTGCTGAATACAAAAATTTTACTCTTGCCGCAGAAAAGAGCTTTGTTACCCAGCCCACATTAAGTATGCAAGTGCAAAAACTTGAAGATGAGCTTGATATTCTGATATTTGACAGAAGCAAGAAGCCCATTTCCATTACCGAAGTAGGGAAAAAGATAGTAGCTCAAGCTAAAAACATTGTAGCGGAAGCAGAGCGAATCAAAGACATAGTTGACCAGGACAAGGGGTTTATTGGTGGAGATTATACTATAGGTATTATACCTACGGTCATGCCTACCTTACTCCCAATGTTTTTGAACACTTTTATAAAAAAGTATCCTAAGGTCAATCTCATTATCAAAGAACAACCAACAGACGCTTTAATACGAAACATTTTGGATGGACATCTGGATGCCGCAATTGCAGCTACCCCTTTGGAAATTGAATTTATTAAAGAACGTCCTCTTTATTATGAACCATTTGTAGGTTATGTGCCCAAGAACCATCGTTTGTCTTCACGTGAGCAATTGACTACCGAGGATTTGGATGTAAGTGATATTCTTTTGCTTCAAGACGGGCATTGTTTTAGAGATGGTGTAATAAACCTGTGTAAATCTCCAAAGAACCTGTATGATGAGCAATTTAAAATTGAAAGTGGCAGTTTTGAAACCTTAGTTAGTTTAGCAGATGAGGGTATGGGAATGACGTTACTACCCTATCTAAACACCTTAGATTTAGAACAAAAGAAAACACAGTTCTTAAAACCTTTTAAAAACCCTTCTCCAGCTCGCGAAATAAGTTTAATTTACCATAAGAGCGAACTTAAAATTCAAATTACAGAGGCATTAAAAGAAGTGATCTCCGGTATTGTAAGAGGTGCGATAGCCTTCCAAGATGTAAAAATAATTAGTCCGCTAGGGAAAAATTAA
- a CDS encoding DUF2141 domain-containing protein — translation MKTVTLTLTFLLVSFLSNAQETTDVNIKVAINNITSNEGKVMVSLHTADTFMKGPGIQNLESTIENGAVSLTFENVPQGTYAIMALHDVNENSRMDFEENGMPKESYGMSGNDMSYGPPNFSAAKFETKGEDLEFEIRF, via the coding sequence ATGAAAACTGTAACACTAACTCTAACTTTTCTACTTGTAAGCTTTTTAAGCAATGCACAAGAAACAACCGATGTCAATATTAAAGTTGCCATTAACAATATTACCAGCAATGAAGGTAAAGTAATGGTCAGCCTGCATACTGCAGATACTTTTATGAAAGGGCCAGGTATACAGAATTTGGAAAGCACTATTGAAAACGGAGCAGTATCCCTCACTTTTGAAAACGTACCCCAAGGTACTTATGCTATTATGGCACTTCATGATGTCAATGAGAATAGCAGAATGGATTTTGAGGAAAATGGAATGCCTAAAGAAAGTTATGGTATGTCCGGCAATGATATGTCTTATGGACCACCAAACTTTTCTGCGGCAAAATTTGAAACCAAGGGAGAAGATTTAGAATTTGAAATAAGATTCTAA
- a CDS encoding TonB-dependent receptor, translating into MKNQLLLFITLFNFTILFSQTTISGIVTDAKENPIAGANVYLEGTYDGASTDESGKFNFETTETGTQTLVVSMLSYDSHYEIGDITYFKDIKISLLESINALTGVTLTAGTFEAGDNSKVSVLKPLDIVTTAGAVGDFVAALQTLPGTTSVNEDGRLFVRGGEAGETQVFIDGLRVFQPFNATANNIPTRGRFSPFLFKGITFSTGGYSAEYGQALSSVLLLNTTDVPVQEKTDISIMSVGGGLGHTKIWGDQSLSINTSYINLAPYEALIPSNQGVRWNSPYESLAGEAVFRSKGDKSMFKMYTGFNYANLDIEQEDINFEDFIQFKLKNNNLYFNSSYKYFFENDWSLTSGAAVSWDTNAIGLQEDNIDTKETASHIKVKAKKIFSSRFNLNFGSEFFITNYDETFNTPDGFVFESNYEDKLWAGFAETDIFLSNQFAMKLGMRGEYSSLLEDFTISPRVSLAYKPGDKGQFSLAYGDFYQNPLTEVVKFGQAVDSEKTSHYILNYQYVGDGKTFRAETYYKDYDNLIKYDTELPQFDSTFENSGSGYAAGLDIFWRDNKSIKSLDYWVSYSYLNTERDYRNFEERATPNFAPKHNLSIVTKYWVEKLRSQVGLSYSYGSGRPYDNPNTPEFLAEKTKAFNNVSFNWAYLIDQQKILYFSVNNVLGFNNINNYQYANTPNMDGVFDRQTIRPAADSFFFVGFFWTISNDGKSNQLDNL; encoded by the coding sequence ATGAAAAACCAACTTCTTTTATTTATCACTTTATTTAATTTCACCATTTTATTTTCGCAAACAACAATTTCAGGAATTGTAACTGATGCTAAAGAAAATCCTATAGCAGGAGCCAACGTGTATTTAGAAGGGACTTATGATGGAGCCTCTACTGATGAAAGTGGCAAGTTCAATTTTGAAACTACCGAAACAGGAACCCAAACCCTTGTTGTTTCAATGTTATCCTATGATTCACATTATGAGATAGGTGACATCACCTATTTTAAAGATATTAAAATCAGTCTGTTGGAATCTATAAATGCTTTAACGGGAGTTACCTTGACAGCCGGAACTTTTGAGGCTGGCGATAACTCTAAGGTCTCGGTATTAAAACCCCTTGATATTGTTACCACAGCTGGCGCAGTGGGAGATTTTGTAGCGGCATTGCAAACTTTGCCAGGGACCACATCTGTTAATGAAGATGGAAGACTTTTTGTCCGTGGTGGAGAGGCAGGGGAGACCCAAGTATTTATAGATGGTCTTCGGGTTTTTCAACCGTTTAATGCAACTGCAAACAATATTCCCACCAGAGGGCGGTTTTCTCCGTTCCTTTTTAAGGGAATTACATTTAGCACCGGAGGATATTCGGCAGAATACGGACAAGCATTGTCCAGTGTATTGTTATTGAACACCACGGACGTTCCTGTTCAAGAAAAAACTGATATTTCCATTATGTCCGTTGGCGGTGGACTAGGACACACCAAAATATGGGGAGACCAGTCTTTAAGTATAAACACCTCATATATAAACCTTGCACCTTATGAAGCACTTATACCTTCTAACCAAGGAGTAAGATGGAACAGTCCTTACGAATCTTTGGCAGGAGAAGCTGTGTTTAGAAGTAAGGGTGATAAAAGTATGTTCAAAATGTATACTGGTTTCAATTATGCCAATCTGGACATAGAACAAGAGGATATCAATTTTGAAGATTTTATTCAATTCAAATTAAAGAACAACAACCTATACTTTAATTCATCATATAAGTACTTTTTTGAAAATGATTGGAGCTTGACTTCAGGAGCTGCTGTTTCTTGGGATACCAATGCTATTGGTTTACAAGAAGATAACATTGATACTAAAGAAACAGCTTCACATATAAAGGTTAAAGCCAAAAAAATATTTAGCAGTAGATTCAATCTAAATTTTGGTTCAGAGTTTTTTATTACAAATTATGATGAGACGTTTAACACTCCTGATGGCTTTGTTTTTGAAAGTAATTATGAAGATAAGCTATGGGCAGGGTTTGCAGAAACGGATATCTTTTTGAGCAACCAGTTTGCTATGAAATTGGGAATGAGGGGAGAATATAGTTCATTGCTTGAAGATTTTACCATTTCACCTAGGGTTTCCTTGGCGTACAAACCGGGTGATAAAGGTCAATTTTCATTGGCATACGGAGACTTCTATCAAAACCCTTTGACAGAGGTGGTCAAATTTGGGCAAGCTGTGGATTCTGAAAAAACATCGCACTATATATTAAATTATCAATATGTAGGGGATGGTAAAACGTTTAGGGCAGAAACCTATTATAAGGATTATGATAATTTGATAAAGTACGATACGGAATTACCACAGTTCGATTCCACTTTTGAGAATTCAGGTAGTGGATATGCAGCTGGGTTGGATATATTCTGGAGAGATAACAAAAGCATTAAATCCTTAGACTACTGGGTTTCCTATTCCTACTTGAATACTGAGAGGGATTATAGAAATTTTGAAGAAAGGGCCACTCCTAATTTTGCGCCAAAGCATAATTTATCTATTGTTACCAAATATTGGGTAGAAAAATTAAGGTCTCAAGTAGGACTTTCATATTCCTATGGTTCGGGAAGACCATATGATAATCCAAATACACCAGAGTTTTTAGCGGAAAAGACCAAGGCCTTCAATAATGTAAGCTTTAATTGGGCCTATTTAATTGACCAACAAAAAATCTTATATTTTTCGGTGAACAATGTTTTAGGATTCAATAACATCAACAATTATCAATACGCGAACACTCCAAATATGGATGGTGTTTTTGATAGACAAACGATTAGACCAGCAGCGGACAGCTTCTTCTTCGTAGGTTTCTTTTGGACCATAAGTAACGACGGTAAAAGCAATCAGTTGGACAACCTTTAG
- a CDS encoding DoxX family protein: MGTVKNLNKWANSHTYYPLDLIRVALGVFLFLKGVEFMTSHEQMAEIVRPFQEMPGGMILLHYIAPAHFVGGFLIVIGLLTRWAVFAQLPILFGAVLTNFLGEMNTSNLILAIIALLVCIFFLVYGSGKHSADYYLKMQK, translated from the coding sequence ATGGGAACAGTAAAGAATTTAAACAAATGGGCAAACTCCCATACCTATTATCCGCTGGATTTAATACGTGTAGCCCTTGGAGTTTTTCTTTTTTTAAAAGGTGTGGAGTTTATGACCAGCCATGAGCAAATGGCAGAAATTGTAAGACCGTTCCAAGAAATGCCAGGGGGCATGATTCTTCTTCATTACATAGCACCTGCCCATTTTGTAGGAGGGTTTCTAATTGTTATTGGGTTATTGACCAGATGGGCAGTGTTTGCTCAGCTACCTATTCTATTTGGTGCTGTTCTAACCAACTTCCTAGGAGAAATGAACACTTCAAATTTAATTTTGGCCATAATTGCTTTGTTAGTGTGTATTTTTTTCTTGGTCTATGGATCCGGAAAACACTCTGCTGATTATTATCTAAAAATGCAAAAGTAA
- a CDS encoding Ig-like domain-containing protein, with protein MFSFSKSKSPLTPFICAVLVLLVVSCGSEESETDNNEPNLNSSDIQISILENAVLSGSNITVNLPDDNTINLLNVYLDEDLINTFSSPPYQFSIDPKAYLEGNHQLKIEVLFQNKVIGTRVLNVKVDNSGPTLSLEGIQENQKICGTQLIVPDITDEFSSVSKVEVFLDNEPVATFENTSSHSFNLNTENYALGSNVLKFVMEDDLGNTTADSLNILIARKVLDLNIPGGFIRTGTEKLHAILSDADGNNIDYATHSSGKAETLTLCTSTEMTNDTEYILSFVDDFDSQIFNFYVYGNLSKMIVGDEISFSPRSSPTSASFVDLTLPDYEDGFYIRATTPWSSMIYYNDSFSGHYSTNFTISELGFDKVFIMYYNRDLGRSYQWAFIEDLSTKTSLSAEDFNSSDVIHDFLTVNGTSQSPFLSIYGFESENHFNTMSGHMLYWNSSLNSVNNNDYSYANIFDHTIFSLKVSNYGIDGAGAPPKSVTVPGQTISYQFQNNGISFNGIPNYEVGRVRLSNFNDAHINMEFIFDGQATDIAVPKLPEGIFPSKVTDVFENGSLETVQGLAENYENMNNYEEYISKIFVPSIPFYIVSPKRERIFYSNVGPNLLPIHEFPFFERL; from the coding sequence ATGTTTAGTTTTTCCAAATCGAAATCTCCTCTTACTCCTTTCATTTGTGCTGTTCTAGTTTTACTAGTGGTTTCTTGTGGTTCTGAAGAAAGTGAAACCGATAATAATGAACCTAATCTAAATTCAAGTGATATTCAAATCAGTATTCTTGAAAACGCGGTTTTATCAGGCTCAAACATTACAGTTAATCTTCCTGACGATAACACAATTAATCTGCTAAATGTCTACTTGGATGAAGACCTAATTAATACCTTTTCCTCACCTCCTTACCAATTTTCTATTGATCCCAAAGCATATCTTGAAGGAAACCATCAATTAAAAATTGAGGTGCTATTTCAAAATAAAGTTATTGGCACAAGGGTTCTCAATGTTAAAGTTGACAATTCTGGTCCTACTCTATCTTTGGAGGGCATCCAGGAGAATCAAAAAATTTGCGGAACACAACTAATTGTCCCTGACATCACAGATGAATTTTCTAGTGTGTCAAAAGTGGAGGTTTTTCTTGATAACGAACCAGTGGCTACCTTTGAAAATACTTCCTCACATTCGTTCAATCTAAATACAGAAAACTATGCCCTTGGCAGCAATGTTTTAAAATTTGTCATGGAGGATGATTTGGGAAATACCACTGCAGATTCTCTCAATATCTTAATCGCTAGAAAGGTGTTGGATTTAAATATCCCTGGCGGCTTTATACGAACAGGAACCGAGAAATTACATGCTATTTTATCAGATGCGGACGGTAACAATATAGACTATGCTACCCATAGCTCTGGTAAGGCAGAAACACTTACACTTTGCACCAGCACCGAAATGACTAATGACACAGAATATATCCTCTCTTTTGTTGATGATTTCGATAGTCAAATATTTAATTTTTATGTTTATGGAAATCTATCAAAAATGATTGTTGGTGATGAAATTAGTTTCTCTCCAAGGTCATCACCAACATCAGCAAGCTTTGTAGATTTAACATTACCCGATTATGAAGATGGTTTTTACATAAGGGCAACAACTCCTTGGAGTTCCATGATTTATTACAACGATAGCTTCTCCGGACATTACTCAACCAATTTCACCATTAGTGAGCTTGGTTTCGACAAGGTTTTTATAATGTATTATAACAGAGATTTGGGTAGAAGCTACCAATGGGCATTTATTGAAGATTTAAGCACTAAGACTTCCTTAAGTGCCGAGGATTTTAATTCTTCAGATGTGATCCATGATTTTTTGACCGTAAATGGCACATCACAAAGCCCTTTCTTAAGTATTTATGGGTTTGAAAGTGAGAACCATTTTAATACAATGAGTGGACACATGCTCTACTGGAATTCATCTTTAAACAGTGTTAACAATAACGATTACTCCTATGCCAATATTTTTGACCATACTATATTCTCTTTGAAGGTGAGCAACTATGGAATTGATGGAGCAGGCGCTCCTCCTAAATCAGTTACTGTTCCTGGACAGACCATTTCCTACCAATTTCAGAATAACGGTATCTCCTTCAACGGAATTCCAAATTACGAAGTCGGTAGGGTTCGTTTAAGCAATTTTAATGATGCTCACATCAATATGGAGTTTATTTTTGATGGACAGGCAACTGACATTGCAGTTCCAAAACTGCCTGAAGGAATATTTCCTTCCAAAGTAACCGATGTTTTTGAGAATGGTAGTTTAGAAACAGTCCAAGGGCTTGCGGAGAATTATGAAAATATGAATAATTATGAGGAATACATATCTAAGATTTTTGTGCCTTCTATACCTTTTTACATAGTGTCTCCAAAAAGAGAAAGAATATTCTATTCCAATGTTGGGCCCAATCTCCTCCCCATCCATGAGTTTCCATTTTTCGAAAGGCTTTAA
- a CDS encoding adenylate/guanylate cyclase domain-containing protein, whose amino-acid sequence MIHPRYIRYSKQALLFAVIWLLFGFIYSMIEQGILGDLDYYPSTKNRYDFESSLIYSCFGSFLIGFIHGWIEVSWLNKKFGKNPFWIKIVLKTLFYLLFIILFLSVLSLAVNSNRFDASLFSPEVIQSLWFFIGNFSFWSVVVFIGFGLTVAMLFAELASYLGDNIFLNFLFGKYHTPRKEMRMFMFLDMKSSTTIAEKIGHAKYFELLKDCYADMSNAILETSGEIYQYVGDEIVVSWPEKTGLYKNNCIECFSLIAKTFEKRKNHYTQKYGDVPLFRAGFHMGLVTTGEIGVVKKEIIYTGDILNTTARIQGECNTYKTMVLISEQLVNKLDCNKSFWFKKVAKLQLRGKKELIQLYTLN is encoded by the coding sequence ATGATACATCCCAGATATATAAGATATAGTAAACAAGCATTGCTCTTTGCAGTTATTTGGCTATTGTTTGGTTTTATATACAGTATGATAGAGCAAGGAATCTTGGGTGATTTGGATTACTACCCGTCAACGAAGAACCGATACGACTTTGAAAGTTCTCTTATATATTCTTGTTTTGGAAGTTTTCTTATTGGGTTCATCCACGGTTGGATAGAAGTATCTTGGCTGAACAAAAAATTTGGTAAAAACCCATTCTGGATCAAAATAGTACTGAAAACGTTGTTTTACTTGCTCTTCATCATTTTGTTTCTTAGCGTATTGTCCTTGGCAGTAAATTCCAATCGCTTTGATGCCTCTTTGTTCAGTCCGGAAGTAATACAAAGTCTCTGGTTCTTTATTGGTAATTTCTCTTTTTGGAGTGTGGTAGTTTTTATTGGATTTGGCTTAACGGTTGCAATGCTATTTGCCGAACTAGCTTCGTACTTGGGGGACAACATTTTCTTAAACTTCTTATTTGGAAAATACCACACACCCAGGAAAGAAATGAGGATGTTCATGTTTTTGGATATGAAATCTTCCACTACCATCGCAGAAAAAATTGGCCATGCCAAGTATTTTGAGTTATTGAAGGATTGTTATGCAGATATGTCCAATGCCATACTGGAAACTTCAGGGGAGATCTATCAATATGTGGGGGATGAAATTGTGGTTTCGTGGCCTGAAAAAACAGGGCTCTACAAAAATAATTGTATTGAATGCTTTTCTCTTATTGCAAAGACTTTTGAAAAAAGAAAAAACCATTACACCCAAAAATATGGAGATGTACCTCTCTTTAGAGCGGGGTTTCATATGGGACTTGTGACTACCGGGGAAATAGGAGTCGTAAAAAAGGAAATCATCTATACAGGAGATATTTTGAATACCACAGCGAGAATACAGGGAGAATGCAACACTTACAAAACAATGGTTTTAATTTCTGAACAGTTGGTAAATAAATTGGATTGCAACAAGTCTTTCTGGTTTAAGAAAGTTGCCAAACTGCAATTGCGAGGAAAAAAGGAGTTAATTCAGTTATATACTTTAAACTAG
- a CDS encoding GNAT family N-acetyltransferase: MSELTKIVPFSEAYRSAFKTLNEEWITKYFKMEEMDRISLNHPKEYILDKGGYIAVALLNEEPVGVCALIKTTHKGFDYELAKMGVSPKTQGKGIGKLLGNHIIEKAKSLGAKKIFLESNRVLKPAIGLYRKLGFTEIVGATSPYERSDIQMELDLLA; the protein is encoded by the coding sequence ATGAGTGAATTAACTAAAATAGTTCCCTTTTCAGAAGCTTATCGTAGTGCATTTAAAACACTTAATGAGGAATGGATAACCAAGTATTTCAAGATGGAGGAAATGGACCGCATTTCGCTCAACCATCCCAAGGAATACATTTTGGACAAGGGAGGTTATATAGCTGTTGCCTTGCTTAACGAAGAACCTGTGGGAGTATGTGCTTTAATAAAAACTACACATAAGGGGTTTGATTATGAATTGGCAAAAATGGGAGTATCTCCTAAGACTCAAGGCAAAGGCATAGGAAAACTGTTGGGTAACCATATCATTGAAAAAGCAAAATCCTTAGGAGCAAAAAAAATATTTTTGGAAAGCAATAGAGTATTAAAGCCTGCTATAGGCCTGTACCGTAAATTGGGATTTACTGAAATAGTTGGAGCCACTTCTCCTTATGAACGTAGTGATATTCAAATGGAATTAGATCTATTGGCCTAG
- a CDS encoding type IX secretion system membrane protein PorP/SprF, with translation MDVKLPLFYKRITLFRFERIFYLIIPCLFFGEVNAQENNPYVSYDVPFQNLLKFNRFLINPTFSAVREDKSYVNLFHRSQGSDFNDNNQNYFLSYSGKINDRVGMGVSLYNQQEGVISNLGVMANYSHGIQLGQKSNLSFGVNIPYYVSSFDPDRAVALDDDPLLNDATQNSIISFQPGLNLSFGKFDFGVFAQNLVDYNIKSGKSLTEFNEKTFSGHIQFAHEFKNGAGIFEDGRLLPLARARFEGSEDPIFGGGLILDLPKLGWIQGGYDQFYGASAGTGFNLNRRLSFGYNFEKNVNNNIIDLGVTHEISIAFSFVPSLTRNTLASNEEGSTQKPIEGTFVSDIKESKKSKKSKLNAETTLRPTNKEDLAFWEEQVKTLKAQQDDNYAVISELLFKMDSLEQHRQRDLEKRFEMVMRMVERKTDNKLPDIEVKAQKLFLAKNNDLDSIAKSFETTSLAENSNTKKIQQKTEKKKENGAFTGGAFKPIEKFINLDGVGKGHYIVANVFKNERYLKSFMEKLKAKGLNVKSFKNPDNNLNYVYLAKYQENEDAYAAYRSQMKGKYTDEIWIMHVDNPRYSNWADTKFQDNE, from the coding sequence ATGGACGTAAAACTACCCCTATTTTACAAACGCATTACTTTGTTCCGTTTTGAACGGATTTTTTACTTGATAATACCATGTTTGTTTTTCGGTGAGGTAAATGCTCAGGAGAACAATCCGTATGTCAGTTATGATGTGCCATTCCAGAATTTATTAAAATTCAACCGGTTTTTGATTAATCCTACCTTTTCTGCAGTAAGGGAGGATAAGTCTTATGTAAACCTTTTTCATAGAAGTCAAGGTTCAGACTTTAACGATAACAACCAAAATTATTTTTTGAGCTATAGCGGCAAGATTAATGATCGTGTTGGTATGGGAGTAAGTCTCTACAATCAGCAAGAGGGTGTTATTTCTAATCTAGGTGTTATGGCCAATTATTCCCATGGCATTCAATTAGGTCAAAAGAGTAACCTTAGTTTTGGAGTTAACATACCCTATTATGTGAGCAGTTTTGATCCAGATAGAGCTGTTGCCTTAGATGATGATCCCTTGTTGAACGATGCTACCCAAAATTCAATTATATCATTCCAACCAGGGCTTAATCTTTCTTTTGGAAAATTTGATTTTGGAGTATTTGCGCAAAACTTAGTGGATTACAACATTAAATCTGGAAAATCTTTGACTGAATTTAATGAGAAGACCTTTTCAGGACATATTCAATTTGCACACGAGTTTAAAAACGGTGCTGGGATTTTTGAGGATGGAAGATTACTACCTCTTGCAAGAGCTCGTTTTGAAGGTAGTGAAGATCCAATTTTTGGTGGAGGTCTTATATTGGATCTACCCAAATTGGGCTGGATTCAAGGTGGTTATGATCAGTTCTATGGTGCTTCCGCGGGAACAGGTTTTAATTTAAACAGAAGACTTTCATTTGGTTACAATTTTGAAAAAAATGTAAATAATAACATTATAGATTTAGGCGTAACACATGAAATATCCATAGCGTTCTCTTTTGTTCCATCGCTGACCAGAAATACATTGGCTTCCAATGAGGAGGGATCCACACAAAAACCTATAGAAGGAACTTTTGTTTCTGATATCAAGGAAAGTAAAAAATCAAAAAAGAGCAAGTTGAATGCTGAAACCACCCTACGTCCAACCAATAAAGAAGATTTGGCTTTTTGGGAAGAACAGGTTAAAACCTTAAAGGCGCAACAAGATGATAATTATGCTGTCATCAGCGAATTGCTTTTTAAAATGGATTCCTTGGAACAGCATAGACAACGTGATCTGGAGAAGCGTTTTGAAATGGTGATGCGCATGGTAGAGCGCAAAACGGATAACAAGTTACCGGATATTGAGGTTAAGGCGCAAAAACTGTTTTTAGCAAAAAATAATGATTTAGATTCAATTGCCAAATCTTTTGAAACAACCAGTTTGGCTGAAAATTCAAACACCAAAAAAATACAACAGAAGACAGAGAAGAAGAAAGAGAATGGAGCTTTTACGGGAGGAGCTTTTAAACCAATTGAAAAGTTCATCAATTTGGATGGAGTAGGCAAAGGACATTACATTGTGGCCAACGTTTTTAAAAATGAACGTTACCTGAAAAGCTTTATGGAAAAACTTAAAGCCAAAGGCTTGAATGTAAAATCATTCAAAAACCCAGATAACAACCTCAATTATGTGTATCTGGCTAAATATCAGGAGAATGAGGATGCTTATGCTGCTTACCGTTCACAAATGAAAGGTAAGTATACCGATGAAATTTGGATTATGCATGTGGATAACCCACGTTATTCCAACTGGGCAGATACCAAGTTTCAAGATAATGAGTAG
- a CDS encoding FMN-binding negative transcriptional regulator: MYIPHYYKNENLAEIKDFLVHNSFGILINQVDGKPWASHIPLELDKGNNGKDILVGHIAKANPQGKAFDTSAEVLCIFNGPHAYVSSSWYKEEEVPTWNYIAVHVYGKLKILNEEETMISLHKLVDKYEKGSKNPISLHDMSPKTLRQVKGIIGFQIEINDIQAAYKLSQTRVEDHPKITSELSERQDPASQAIAQKMKNSGKN; the protein is encoded by the coding sequence ATGTACATTCCCCATTATTATAAAAACGAAAACTTAGCGGAAATCAAAGATTTTTTGGTTCATAACAGCTTTGGTATTTTAATAAACCAAGTTGATGGGAAACCTTGGGCCTCCCATATTCCTTTAGAACTAGACAAAGGCAACAATGGAAAAGATATTCTGGTAGGGCATATTGCAAAGGCTAACCCTCAAGGAAAAGCTTTTGATACTAGTGCGGAAGTCCTATGTATTTTTAACGGCCCTCATGCTTATGTATCCTCTTCTTGGTATAAAGAAGAAGAAGTGCCTACCTGGAATTATATAGCCGTGCATGTGTATGGCAAATTGAAAATTCTTAATGAAGAAGAGACCATGATATCTCTTCACAAACTGGTAGATAAATATGAAAAGGGCTCGAAAAACCCTATTTCTCTTCATGATATGTCTCCCAAAACACTAAGACAGGTTAAAGGAATAATAGGTTTTCAGATTGAGATCAATGACATTCAAGCCGCATATAAACTTTCTCAAACACGGGTTGAAGATCACCCTAAAATCACTTCGGAACTTTCAGAGCGGCAGGACCCAGCTAGCCAAGCCATCGCCCAAAAGATGAAGAATTCCGGTAAAAACTAA